AAAACTGCAAAGTTCGATCCCAATTGGGCTGCGGAGGCGCACCGACTTCAAGACGTTTCCAACCGTGCTCTTTCGCATAGGTTTCTGCCGCGTCAACGAGTTGTGCGGCAATACCTTTCGAGCGGTGTTCTTTTGAAACGTAAAGCTCTGATATTTCCCCGAACAACCCCCCTGCATAAATCGCCGCGCATTCGTTCAGCATTATCACACCGACCGGCGCAGCACCTTCTGTCGCGACAATGCTTGTGACGCCCTTCATCGCAAGAACCTGACGGGTTGCGGCCTCCATTGTTTTGCGATCTGGGCCCGCACCTGCCGCTAACTCATCAATTAAGAGATAGATAAATTCAGACACAACAAGCGTATCACTTACCGTTGCGATGTTACTTTGGATGGTCAAAATTTGCCTGACTTTCGTAAAAGATGTGCCTACATTTTCGTTAACCTACTATCGCTAAAAGTAGCGTCAATTGGAACTTTGCCGATCCTTTCCACCAGCTGCAAAACGCTCGTTTAAGAGATGAGAGGATGTCGACGGACAACAGTGGCTAACCCGTCCGTTTGGGGCTAAATAGCCGCGCAGCTAAGGGCGCGCCAAGGATCACGACCACGATCCGCAAAACGTGGTGCGAGATGACAAACGCCATGTCCGCCCCTGCGATGAGAGCCAGCACCGCCATTTCAGCCTGACCACCTGGTGCAAAGGCCAGTAACGCTTCCATCGGTGGCGCGAGGTGAAACACGTGTATTATCTCGACAAACCCAGCTGACAGAACCACCAGAATAACACAAAATCCCAATGCTGCGGCGACGTCTCGGCGGACCTCAGCACCTGTGACGCCTGCGTATTTCGTGCCCACCGTCATGCCGATAAAGAACTGTGCCATCCAGATGGCTTCGACGGGGGGGCGGTGCTGCAGGACACCAGTCAGTGCGAGAATTGCGGCTAGGATCATCGGCCCTAAGATCGACGCGCCGAACATCCCGACCGCTTTGGCGATTTGCCAACCCGCCAAACCACAAATCACCATTAACACCAGTTGTCCCAACGGTAGGGTTGCGGCGGGCACACCGGGTGGATTGCTT
This Octadecabacter temperatus DNA region includes the following protein-coding sequences:
- a CDS encoding GNAT family N-acetyltransferase; its protein translation is MTIQSNIATVSDTLVVSEFIYLLIDELAAGAGPDRKTMEAATRQVLAMKGVTSIVATEGAAPVGVIMLNECAAIYAGGLFGEISELYVSKEHRSKGIAAQLVDAAETYAKEHGWKRLEVGAPPQPNWDRTLQFYLREGFAEVGPRLRKLL
- a CDS encoding AbrB family transcriptional regulator translates to MKIVLSTYLIAALGVGVFVYLDLPLPWLLGPIVACLTAALLGIPMGGKPVINNLMRTILGVAIGATFTWALVVTMAGMWTTLLLVPLMVFLIGLVGIPYFQRLWGFDFATSYYGAMPGGLQDMLLFGEEAGADVRALSLFHATRIMVIVMVLPFILQFYWGTDLSNPPGVPAATLPLGQLVLMVICGLAGWQIAKAVGMFGASILGPMILAAILALTGVLQHRPPVEAIWMAQFFIGMTVGTKYAGVTGAEVRRDVAAALGFCVILVVLSAGFVEIIHVFHLAPPMEALLAFAPGGQAEMAVLALIAGADMAFVISHHVLRIVVVILGAPLAARLFSPKRTG